From one Sporanaerobacter acetigenes DSM 13106 genomic stretch:
- a CDS encoding GTP-binding protein has translation MGKAHYERTKPHVNIGTIGHVDHGKTTLTAAITTVLNQRFGSGEIMSYDNIDKAPEERERGITISTSHVEYETANRHYAHVDCPGHADYVKNMITGAAQM, from the coding sequence AGCACATTATGAGAGAACCAAACCACACGTAAATATAGGAACAATAGGTCACGTAGACCATGGTAAAACAACATTGACAGCAGCAATCACAACAGTATTAAATCAAAGATTTGGCTCAGGAGAAATAATGAGTTATGACAATATAGACAAAGCACCAGAAGAAAGAGAAAGAGGGATAACAATATCCACATCTCACGTAGAATATGAAACAGCAAATCGTCACTACGCACATGTAGACTGCCCAGGGCATGCTGACTATGTAAAGAACATGATCACAGGAGCAGCACAAATGGA